One Streptosporangium becharense genomic window, CCGCCCGGCACCGTCTCCCCGGCCGCCGGCCTCGACCTGGCCGTCGACGCGTCGAGCAGGACGGTGGAGGAGATCTCCCAGCGCGTCCTCGACCGGCTCGGCATCACCCCCGGCCCCTCCGCCAGCGCGACGGACCGGGTGCGCGACGGCGTCCCGCCCATGACCATCGTGGTGTACGGCATCGACGAGGCGGGCGACCCGGTCTCCCTGGTCGACCGGCTGCTGCGACTCCTCGCCGAACAGGGGTCGCGCCTGCTGCTGGTGTTCCACCACGACTCCTCCCCGGCCCTCGACCGAGCCCGGTCGCTGGAGGCGGACGCGGTGACCGCCGCGCGTGAACGCCTCCAGCGGCTCCTCGGCGAGGCGGCCGGCGAGGTGGCCGGTCTCGAAGCGGCCGAGAGGCGGGTCGTGCGGCGCTGGCGGGAGATCGCCCCGCGCGTCGCCGGAGTGCCGGACCCGCCCGACCTCGCGGCCTCGTTCCGGCTGCGCCTGCTGCGGCCTCCCGGCTCCACGCCCGAGGACCGCTGGACCGAGGGCGAACTCCACGACCTCCTGCGCGCCGGGGAGCGCGCATCGGCGCGGATCGAGGAGTTCGGCCGGACGCTGGAGGCGTCGCTGGCCCGCAGGAACGAGCTGCGCAGGCGGGCGGAGGCGGACAAGGCGGTGGCCGCCCGCGCCGGTCTAGCCGAGGATCTCGCACTGGAGCGGGTCTACCGGAGGGTGCGGCTGCTGCTGTGGCACGAACGACCGTGCGACCTCGCGGAGGCCGAGGCGGCGGTCAAGGACTACGAGGCGGCGATCAGACGTATGCGCGCGAGCGGACCCGAGGAGACCGGGAAGTGACATCCTGCGGGTATCCCGGCTGCGGCGGGAGTGTCGACGACACCGACTACTGCGACACCTGCGGCCGCGAGGACACACCGGGCCCGCCCGCAGCCGCGCGGGTGGGCCCGCCGCCCGCGTCCCCTTCCGCGTCCCCGCCGGGCGGGATGCCGCCCGGACCTCCCTCCGGGCCTCCGCCGCCCGACTCCCCTTCCGCGTCCCCGCGGGGCGGGACCTCGCCCGATTCCCCTTCCCCGCCGGGGCCACGGCGGGGACCCGCCGGTGAGAGCGAGACCCGGTCGCACCCGGCGTCCGGCACGACCGGTGAGCTGATCTCGCTGCCCGAACTCCCGCCCGTAGACCCGCGGAGCCGCGTCGATCCGGACCCCAGGCCACCCGCGCACGGACGCCCCTGCGGGAAGCAGGGCTGCGGCGGGACCGTCGGAGGCAGCCTCTTCGGGCAGCCGGCCCTCTCCGCGGGCTTCTGCCCGAGCTGCGGCACCCCGTACTCCTTCGAGCCGAAGCTGCGGCCCGGGGAGATGGTCGGCCAGTACGAGGTGGTCGGCTGCCTGGCCCACGGCGGCCTCGGCTGGGTCTACCTCGCCAGGGACACCCACCTGGACGGCCTCTACGTCGCCCTCAAAGGGCTGATCAACACCAACGACGAGGTCGCCGCGGAGCTGGCGGTACGCGAACGGCGGTTCCTCACCGCCGTCCACCACCCCAACATCGTCCGCATCTTCAACTTCGTCACCCACCCCGACCCCCGCTCCGGGGAGGAGACCGGCTACATCGTGATGGAGTACGTCGGAGGGCAGCCGCTGCACAGGA contains:
- a CDS encoding S1 family peptidase gives rise to the protein MHPADPGAPYPWHARIRDAATGQILGAGMLVGTEHVLTCAHVVGSGEDPPGSDVAVEFITRPDAATSGRVEDGCWVPSKEQGAGDVALLRLVHAQPGGCGAPLHRRAMLLGTEVYAQGFPAGHADGLGAFMKLAGNCGPRGEWVQLTGWSPGSPARGFSGAAVLDSGSGHVVGMVVGRHTGEPAGVAYMIPVETVVRYLPRVGRWTRGHTAVDPKAARKFDPRVPDVEFGQQVTDWLTAPSNVRVVTTGGRDSERSRTLRSVIVSSDREQRPPDEVLATAPPGTVSPAAGLDLAVDASSRTVEEISQRVLDRLGITPGPSASATDRVRDGVPPMTIVVYGIDEAGDPVSLVDRLLRLLAEQGSRLLLVFHHDSSPALDRARSLEADAVTAARERLQRLLGEAAGEVAGLEAAERRVVRRWREIAPRVAGVPDPPDLAASFRLRLLRPPGSTPEDRWTEGELHDLLRAGERASARIEEFGRTLEASLARRNELRRRAEADKAVAARAGLAEDLALERVYRRVRLLLWHERPCDLAEAEAAVKDYEAAIRRMRASGPEETGK